CTAACAGGTTTAAAAACTCTTTTTCTTCCTCTGCCTTCATATTATAAGTATGTTCTCCATCAATCGGGAAGTTTTTCTCTTTTACTTCTTTATAATATTCTTTAAAGGCATTTGTCATGATTTCATTCACATTGGCATATTGTTTTACAAACTTTGGCGTAAAATTATCATATAGTCCAATCATATCCGCATAGATTAGTAATTGTCCATGGGTATAAGATCCAGCACCAATACCTAAAATAGGGATACCGCTTCTTTCAGTAATCGCCTTACCTACAGGAGCTGGTACACCTTCTACCAGGATACTGAAGGCACCTGCTTCTTCAATTCTTTTGGCTTCATTGACAATGTTTACTGCAGCCTGAGCACTTTTACCCTGTGCTTTGTAGCCACCCTGTTGTCCCATAAACTGCGGTGTTAATCCAATGTGTCCCATCACAAGAATACCAGCATCATTGATGGCTTTTATTCTACCAGCTATTTCTGGACCGCCGCCTTCTAGTTTAACTGCATCACAGCCACCTTCTTTAATTAATCTTCCTGCATTCTCTACAGCCTGTTGATTAGAAATTTGATAAGACATATAGGTCATATCCCCAACAATAAATGTATCAGGAGCACCACGGCGAACAGCTTTGCAGTGATGAATCATATCTTCTAAGGTTACTGGTAGGGTTGTATCATAGCCCAAGGATACCATCCCTAATGAATCTCCAACTAAAAGCATCTCTACCCCTGCTTTTTCCATCATTTTTGCAGTTAGATAGTCATAAGCAGTAAGATAGGTTATTTTTTCTCCTTCTGCCACCATTTTGTGAAAGTCATGAATCGATTTTTTTGCCATTCTAAACACCATCCTTTTGATTTTAGTAACTTAAATTATGTAAAAAGTCTATCAACAAGCTTCTATCCAAATTAGTACAGCTTTTTCAACTCATCATCCTTCATTGTAAATCCATGTTTGGGTTCTGGATATACACCACTATCAATTTCGCTGCACCATGTATTGAATATATCTAGCATCTGGCTTCCTAGTTGTCCATATTGCTTTACAAACTTAGGAACAAATTTATCAAAGATGCCTACTAAATCATAAGCATTTAGATTTTGTGCTGTAGTATGTGGCCCTCCCCCAACACCGATTGTTGGAATGCTTATTTTCTCATCAATAATTTTTACTAATGGGGTAGGAATGCACTCCAATACAATTGCAAAAGCACCTGCCTTTTCTAATGCGATTGCTTCATCAATAAGTCTTTGTGCCCCCTCTTCACTTTTCCCTTGCACTTTAAATCCACCTACCATAGAAGCTGTTTGTGGTGTCAAACCGATGTGAGCTATTACGGGAATGCCTGCATCTACAACTGCTTTTACCTTGTCTACAATTGTAAGACCACCCTCCATTTTTACACAGTCAGCGCCACTTTTAAGCAATTGCCCAGCATTTCTAATCGCTTCTTTTTCACATGCTTGGTAAGCTAAAAAGGGCATATCTCCTACGATAAAGGTATTGGGTGCCCCTCTTCTCACCAGCTTTACATGATAAATCATATCTTCAATATTTACTGGCACTGTGCTATCATGACCTTGAATAACCATACCAAGCGAGTCCCCTACTAATATTAATTCTGCACTTGATTTATCAATAATAGAAGCCATTGGATAGTCATAGGCGGTAATCATTTTAAACTTTTCACCTTTTACTTTTTTCTCTTGTAATTCTGGAATTGTTATTTTTTGCTTACTCATTTTCTCACACATCCTTTTCTTAAATATTTTGATGATTAATTTATTCTTCTGATCCTTCTAGTGTCTTCGACAACTTAGGCTGACAACCTAATTTTTGAGATATATCTGAGGTAACCTCTATAAGGGTTTTAATAATTTCCTGCTGTATTTCCTGCGTCATTCTAAAGACAGGCCCTGCCACACTGATGGCAGCAAGGGGTTTACTATTACAATCAAATATTGGTGCCGCAATACAGTGTAACCCTAGCTCCAACTCTTCACTATCCTCTGCATACCCTTGCTCCTGTACTTTCTTTAAATGCTCTATCAATTGATTTTTCTTAACGATCGTGTGCTCTGTACACTTGGTAAGCTTCGTTCTATCAAGCACACTCTTTATTTCGTGCTCATCTAAATTAGCTAAAATTGCTTTACCTACCCCGGTGCAAAACAATGGTAACCGTTCCCCTACTCTTGAGCAAATTCTCATAGAGTGGGGACTTTCAATTTTGTCTAGGTAAAGGACATGGCAATCGTCACGAATAACTAAATGTACAGTTTCTTTATAATGATTAGCTAATTGTTCTAAATAAGGACTAGCTATTTCTTTCAAATCAATTTTTACCTTTGTTCCCAAACGAAACAGTTCAATGCCCAGCTTATACTTCTCATTGACTGCACTTCGCTCTAGCAGTTTATAGGCTTCTAATGTAGCTATTAATCCATATGTAGTACTTTTATGAAGATCCATCAACTTGCTGACTTCTGTCACACCTAGCTCTCCATGTTCAGCAAAACATTTTAAAACCTCTAC
The sequence above is drawn from the Clostridium formicaceticum genome and encodes:
- the panB gene encoding 3-methyl-2-oxobutanoate hydroxymethyltransferase; the protein is MAKKSIHDFHKMVAEGEKITYLTAYDYLTAKMMEKAGVEMLLVGDSLGMVSLGYDTTLPVTLEDMIHHCKAVRRGAPDTFIVGDMTYMSYQISNQQAVENAGRLIKEGGCDAVKLEGGGPEIAGRIKAINDAGILVMGHIGLTPQFMGQQGGYKAQGKSAQAAVNIVNEAKRIEEAGAFSILVEGVPAPVGKAITERSGIPILGIGAGSYTHGQLLIYADMIGLYDNFTPKFVKQYANVNEIMTNAFKEYYKEVKEKNFPIDGEHTYNMKAEEEKEFLNLLEKNA
- the panB gene encoding 3-methyl-2-oxobutanoate hydroxymethyltransferase, translated to MSKQKITIPELQEKKVKGEKFKMITAYDYPMASIIDKSSAELILVGDSLGMVIQGHDSTVPVNIEDMIYHVKLVRRGAPNTFIVGDMPFLAYQACEKEAIRNAGQLLKSGADCVKMEGGLTIVDKVKAVVDAGIPVIAHIGLTPQTASMVGGFKVQGKSEEGAQRLIDEAIALEKAGAFAIVLECIPTPLVKIIDEKISIPTIGVGGGPHTTAQNLNAYDLVGIFDKFVPKFVKQYGQLGSQMLDIFNTWCSEIDSGVYPEPKHGFTMKDDELKKLY
- a CDS encoding IclR family transcriptional regulator, coding for MNTTKGILQSVGRAVEVLKCFAEHGELGVTEVSKLMDLHKSTTYGLIATLEAYKLLERSAVNEKYKLGIELFRLGTKVKIDLKEIASPYLEQLANHYKETVHLVIRDDCHVLYLDKIESPHSMRICSRVGERLPLFCTGVGKAILANLDEHEIKSVLDRTKLTKCTEHTIVKKNQLIEHLKKVQEQGYAEDSEELELGLHCIAAPIFDCNSKPLAAISVAGPVFRMTQEIQQEIIKTLIEVTSDISQKLGCQPKLSKTLEGSEE